One window of the Melanotaenia boesemani isolate fMelBoe1 chromosome 14, fMelBoe1.pri, whole genome shotgun sequence genome contains the following:
- the ankrd29 gene encoding ankyrin repeat domain-containing protein 29 isoform X1, giving the protein MSFKKETPLANAVFWAARKGNLALLQLLLNSGRVDADCRDSYGTTALMVASYSGHYECVKELIMQGADINYQRETGSTALFFASQQGYHDVVKLLFEFGASTEFQTKDGGTALTVASQYGHSKVVDILLKNGANLNEQLNDGATPLFLAAQGGHVTVIRQLMSSGAKVNQAREDGTAPLWMAAQMGHSEVVKVLLLRGADRDADRQDGSTALFKAALKGHNGVIEELLKFSPSLGLLKNGYTPLHAAVLGGNLQTVLLLLGANADPTLPNKNNELPADLTKSDRILKVLRPKLVNGHS; this is encoded by the exons ATGTCTTTTAAG AAGGAAACACCCCTGGCTAATGCTGTGTTTTGGGCAGCGAGGAAGGGAAACTTGGCTCTGCTTCAGCTGCTGCTCAACAGCGGGCGAGTGGATGCGGACTGCAGAGACAGT TATGGAACAACAGCTCTGATGGTGGCATCGTACAGCGGCCATTATGAGTGTGTCAAAGAGCTTATCATGCAAGGAGCGGATATCAACTACCAGAgagag ACTGGTTCTACAGCTTTGTTCTTCGCCTCCCAGCAGGGATACCATGACGTCGTCAAGCTCCTTTTTGAATTTGGTGCCTCCACCGAGTTTCAGACAAAG GATGGTGGTACAGCTCTTACTGTCGCCTCTCAGTATGGTCACTCCAAGGTAGTGGACATCCTCTTGAAGAATGGAGCCAATCTGAATGAACAGCTGAAT GATGGTGCCACTCCTCTCTTCCTTGCTGCCCAAGGGGGTCATGTGACTGTGATTCGTCAGCTTATGTCATCTGGTGCCAAGGTTAACCAAGCCAGAGAG GATGGCACTGCGCCTCTGTGGATGGCAGCTCAGATGGGTCACAGTGAGGTGGTGAAGGTGCTTCTCTTACGTGGAGCAGATCGGGATGCAGACAGACAA GATGGATCAACAGCTTTGTTTAAAGCAGCTTTGAAAGGACACAACGGCGTCATTGAGGAGCTCTTGAAATTTTCTCCTTCGCTTGGGCTTCTCAAG AATGGCTACACACCACTTCATGCTGCTGTCTTGGGTGGAAATCTTCAAActgtcctgctgctgcttgGGGCCAATGCAGACCCCACACTACCCAACAAG AACAATGAACTCCCTGCAGATCTTACAAAGAGCGATCGCATCCTAAAGGTTTTACGTCCAAAACTCGTAAATGGACACAGTTGA
- the cts12 gene encoding procathepsin L has product MGRKQSNLCAVKQTSCLLRAVLLCVLLCGPQSVQSDSDEVVLTEWEIWKSSHGITHDESDDVQRRVIWEDNKRMIENHNQGFLMGRRPFVMAMNKYGDLTRQEYQVMQGAIINAQYAKRGKDVSARRLRYNAKKLNTWFVDYRNMGYVTEVKDQGYCGSCWAFSTTGAIEGQLSKRTGQLISLSEQNLVDCSRPYGTHGCNGAWMANAYDYVVGNGLQATDTYPYTSLDTQPCFYDSRLAVAHIKDYRFIPKGDEQALADAVATVGPITVAIDADHSSFLFYSSGIYDEPNCDPNHLSHAVLLVGYGSDDGQDYWIIKNSWGTSWGEGGYMRLTRNGKNTCGIASYALYPIL; this is encoded by the exons ATGGGAAGAAAACAGAGTAACCTTTGTGCAG TTAAGCAGACCAGTTGTCTGCTGAGAGCTGTCCTGCTGTGTGTCCTGCTGTGCGGCCCACAGAGCGTGCAGTCAGACTCGGACGAGGTGGTTCTGACTGAGTGGGAGATCTGGAAAAGCAGCCATGGCATAACCCATGACGAATCA GATGACGTGCAGAGAAGAGTCATCTGGGAAGACAATAAGAGGATGATTGAAAACCACAATCAAGGTTTTCTCATGGGGAGAAGGCCATTTGTTATGGCCATGAATAAATATGGAGACCTA ACAAGACAAGAGTACCAGGTTATGCAAGGAGCCATAATAAACGCCCAATACGCAAAAAGAGGGAAAGATGTCTCCGCTCGAAGATTGCGTTACAATGCCAAAAAGTTAAATACTTGGTTTGTTGACTACAGAAACATGGGATATGTCACTGAGGTTAAAGATCAG GGTTATTGTGGCTCATGCTGGGCTTTCAGCACTACAGGAGCCATTGAGGGACAACTGTCCAAAAGAACAGGTCAGCTTATATCACTGAGTGAGCAAAACCTGGTGGACTGCTCCAGACCGTACGGTACCCACGGGTGCAATGGTGCCTGGATGGCCAATGCCTATGATTATGTGGTCGGCAATGGGCTGCAGGCGACAGACACCTACCCATACACCTCACTG GACACTCAACCTTGTTTTTATGACAGCAGGCTTGCAGTTGCTCACATTAAAGATTACAGGTTTATACCTAAAGGAGATGAGCAGGCTTTGGCTGATGCGGTGGCAACTGTTGGCCCTATCACTGTAGCCATTGATGCCGATCATTCAAGTTTCTTGTTCTATAGCTCAG GAATTTATGATGAGCCCAACTGCGACCCAAACCATCTAAGTCATGCGGTGCTGCTGGTTGGCTATGGTTCAGATGATGGTCAAGACTACTGGATCATCAAAAACAG tTGGGGAACCAGCTGGGGTGAAGGCGGCTACATGCGGTTAACCCGGAATGGCAAGAACACTTGTGGCATTGCCAGCTATGCCTTGTACCCAATTTTATGA
- the ankrd29 gene encoding ankyrin repeat domain-containing protein 29 isoform X3: MSFKYGTTALMVASYSGHYECVKELIMQGADINYQRETGSTALFFASQQGYHDVVKLLFEFGASTEFQTKDGGTALTVASQYGHSKVVDILLKNGANLNEQLNDGATPLFLAAQGGHVTVIRQLMSSGAKVNQAREDGTAPLWMAAQMGHSEVVKVLLLRGADRDADRQDGSTALFKAALKGHNGVIEELLKFSPSLGLLKNGYTPLHAAVLGGNLQTVLLLLGANADPTLPNKNNELPADLTKSDRILKVLRPKLVNGHS, translated from the exons ATGTCTTTTAAG TATGGAACAACAGCTCTGATGGTGGCATCGTACAGCGGCCATTATGAGTGTGTCAAAGAGCTTATCATGCAAGGAGCGGATATCAACTACCAGAgagag ACTGGTTCTACAGCTTTGTTCTTCGCCTCCCAGCAGGGATACCATGACGTCGTCAAGCTCCTTTTTGAATTTGGTGCCTCCACCGAGTTTCAGACAAAG GATGGTGGTACAGCTCTTACTGTCGCCTCTCAGTATGGTCACTCCAAGGTAGTGGACATCCTCTTGAAGAATGGAGCCAATCTGAATGAACAGCTGAAT GATGGTGCCACTCCTCTCTTCCTTGCTGCCCAAGGGGGTCATGTGACTGTGATTCGTCAGCTTATGTCATCTGGTGCCAAGGTTAACCAAGCCAGAGAG GATGGCACTGCGCCTCTGTGGATGGCAGCTCAGATGGGTCACAGTGAGGTGGTGAAGGTGCTTCTCTTACGTGGAGCAGATCGGGATGCAGACAGACAA GATGGATCAACAGCTTTGTTTAAAGCAGCTTTGAAAGGACACAACGGCGTCATTGAGGAGCTCTTGAAATTTTCTCCTTCGCTTGGGCTTCTCAAG AATGGCTACACACCACTTCATGCTGCTGTCTTGGGTGGAAATCTTCAAActgtcctgctgctgcttgGGGCCAATGCAGACCCCACACTACCCAACAAG AACAATGAACTCCCTGCAGATCTTACAAAGAGCGATCGCATCCTAAAGGTTTTACGTCCAAAACTCGTAAATGGACACAGTTGA
- the LOC121652839 gene encoding laminin subunit alpha-3-like: MLKMKRSTSLVCIAVCLSLLCFSLIHCFSYKHSKRRHDSHTQIHQKRHSMKKLCEPSLNYQTAGAIIQQNKKCSPGFYKEWAGSHMGQCVPCSCNGLLQECDEQTGHCVNCQFNTTGNHCERCKEGYYGNAAIRTCRACPCPFTQNNFASACLEISLEVVECLCKRGYSSARCERCSFGYYGNPMMQGGICKPCNCTDRSLNICDPLTGECIRCDNTSCNGNCQELNTCAYMLLVDLDKMDGGLTWTEQQYIADGLATFKLNHLQANALETKIKVGRQSAAVRHTAGGRCCCCQK, from the exons ATGCTCAAAATGAAGAGGAGTACATCTTTGGTTTGTATTGCTGTGTGCTtgtctttgctttgcttttctcTGATTCATTGTTTTAGTTATAAACATTCAAAGCGGAGGCATGACAGTCACACTCAGATCCATCAGAAGAGACACAGCATGAAAAAGCTTTGTGAGCCCTCCCTCAACTACCAGACAGCAGGTGCTATCATTCAGCAAAACAAg AAATGCAGCCCTGGCTTCTACAAAGAGTGGGCTGGATCACACATGGGTCAGTGTGTGCCGTGTAGCTGTAATGGACTCTTACAAGAGTGTGATGAACAAACAGGGCACTGCGTG AACTGTCAGTTCAACACTACCGGGAACCACTGTGAACGATGTAAAGAGGGTTACTATGGAAACGCTGCAATCAGGACCTGTCGTGCTTGTCCATGTCCCTTTACCCAGAACAA ttttgcatCAGCCTGTCTGGAAATCAGCTTAGAAGTAGTTGAATGTTTGTGCAAACGAGGTTATAGTAGTGCCAGATGTGAGAG ATGTTCATTTGGTTACTATGGCAATCCAATGATGCAAGGAGGCATCTGCAAACCCTGCAACTGCACAGATAGAAGTTTGAACATTTGTGATCCTCTTACTGGAG agtgcATCAGATGTGATAACACCAGCTGTAATGGTAACTGCCAAG AATTGAACACATGTGCCTACATGCTGCTAGTGGACTTGGACAAAATGGATGGTGGTCTGACTTGGACAGAGCAGCAGTACATTGCAGATGGTCTTGCTACATTCAAATTGAACCATCTGCAGGCTAATGCCTTGGAAACCAAG ATTAAGGTTGGTAGGCAAAGTGCTGCTGTGAGACACACAGCTGGGGGCAGATGTTGTTGCTGTCAAAAATGA
- the ankrd29 gene encoding ankyrin repeat domain-containing protein 29 isoform X2, with product MSFKKETPLANAVFWAARKGNLALLQLLLNSGRVDADCRDSYGTTALMVASYSGHYECVKELIMQGADINYQREQGYHDVVKLLFEFGASTEFQTKDGGTALTVASQYGHSKVVDILLKNGANLNEQLNDGATPLFLAAQGGHVTVIRQLMSSGAKVNQAREDGTAPLWMAAQMGHSEVVKVLLLRGADRDADRQDGSTALFKAALKGHNGVIEELLKFSPSLGLLKNGYTPLHAAVLGGNLQTVLLLLGANADPTLPNKNNELPADLTKSDRILKVLRPKLVNGHS from the exons ATGTCTTTTAAG AAGGAAACACCCCTGGCTAATGCTGTGTTTTGGGCAGCGAGGAAGGGAAACTTGGCTCTGCTTCAGCTGCTGCTCAACAGCGGGCGAGTGGATGCGGACTGCAGAGACAGT TATGGAACAACAGCTCTGATGGTGGCATCGTACAGCGGCCATTATGAGTGTGTCAAAGAGCTTATCATGCAAGGAGCGGATATCAACTACCAGAgagag CAGGGATACCATGACGTCGTCAAGCTCCTTTTTGAATTTGGTGCCTCCACCGAGTTTCAGACAAAG GATGGTGGTACAGCTCTTACTGTCGCCTCTCAGTATGGTCACTCCAAGGTAGTGGACATCCTCTTGAAGAATGGAGCCAATCTGAATGAACAGCTGAAT GATGGTGCCACTCCTCTCTTCCTTGCTGCCCAAGGGGGTCATGTGACTGTGATTCGTCAGCTTATGTCATCTGGTGCCAAGGTTAACCAAGCCAGAGAG GATGGCACTGCGCCTCTGTGGATGGCAGCTCAGATGGGTCACAGTGAGGTGGTGAAGGTGCTTCTCTTACGTGGAGCAGATCGGGATGCAGACAGACAA GATGGATCAACAGCTTTGTTTAAAGCAGCTTTGAAAGGACACAACGGCGTCATTGAGGAGCTCTTGAAATTTTCTCCTTCGCTTGGGCTTCTCAAG AATGGCTACACACCACTTCATGCTGCTGTCTTGGGTGGAAATCTTCAAActgtcctgctgctgcttgGGGCCAATGCAGACCCCACACTACCCAACAAG AACAATGAACTCCCTGCAGATCTTACAAAGAGCGATCGCATCCTAAAGGTTTTACGTCCAAAACTCGTAAATGGACACAGTTGA
- the ankrd29 gene encoding ankyrin repeat domain-containing protein 29 isoform X4, whose amino-acid sequence MVASYSGHYECVKELIMQGADINYQRETGSTALFFASQQGYHDVVKLLFEFGASTEFQTKDGGTALTVASQYGHSKVVDILLKNGANLNEQLNDGATPLFLAAQGGHVTVIRQLMSSGAKVNQAREDGTAPLWMAAQMGHSEVVKVLLLRGADRDADRQDGSTALFKAALKGHNGVIEELLKFSPSLGLLKNGYTPLHAAVLGGNLQTVLLLLGANADPTLPNKNNELPADLTKSDRILKVLRPKLVNGHS is encoded by the exons ATGGTGGCATCGTACAGCGGCCATTATGAGTGTGTCAAAGAGCTTATCATGCAAGGAGCGGATATCAACTACCAGAgagag ACTGGTTCTACAGCTTTGTTCTTCGCCTCCCAGCAGGGATACCATGACGTCGTCAAGCTCCTTTTTGAATTTGGTGCCTCCACCGAGTTTCAGACAAAG GATGGTGGTACAGCTCTTACTGTCGCCTCTCAGTATGGTCACTCCAAGGTAGTGGACATCCTCTTGAAGAATGGAGCCAATCTGAATGAACAGCTGAAT GATGGTGCCACTCCTCTCTTCCTTGCTGCCCAAGGGGGTCATGTGACTGTGATTCGTCAGCTTATGTCATCTGGTGCCAAGGTTAACCAAGCCAGAGAG GATGGCACTGCGCCTCTGTGGATGGCAGCTCAGATGGGTCACAGTGAGGTGGTGAAGGTGCTTCTCTTACGTGGAGCAGATCGGGATGCAGACAGACAA GATGGATCAACAGCTTTGTTTAAAGCAGCTTTGAAAGGACACAACGGCGTCATTGAGGAGCTCTTGAAATTTTCTCCTTCGCTTGGGCTTCTCAAG AATGGCTACACACCACTTCATGCTGCTGTCTTGGGTGGAAATCTTCAAActgtcctgctgctgcttgGGGCCAATGCAGACCCCACACTACCCAACAAG AACAATGAACTCCCTGCAGATCTTACAAAGAGCGATCGCATCCTAAAGGTTTTACGTCCAAAACTCGTAAATGGACACAGTTGA